In Pseudomonas fluorescens, the following are encoded in one genomic region:
- a CDS encoding alpha/beta hydrolase family protein, with protein sequence MPLVYRLALPALCLSLILPCAFSVKAADPAPVAEEKTAEEKPLERQPLPERSQEEATALERKIPAQEQQQLQAGTDTFLALWKPANSAEPKGAVIIIPGAGETVDWPQAIGPLRRKLPDAEWSSLSITLPDLQSDAIAPRIVEAAPAPKPPETGNKDSTTAAPIEQVAGGEADVADKAIAETTGEQSKADAERIFARIDAAIAFAEQQSARSIVVLGHGSGAYWVARYLSEKQPSQVEKLVMVAARTPAAATPGLAELTPTLKLPTADIFYKDKARDRNAALERLQASKRQKSSAFSQVALKALPDTNAEQEQLFRRVRGWLNPQNPAG encoded by the coding sequence ATGCCCCTTGTCTACCGCCTGGCACTGCCAGCATTGTGCCTGTCGCTGATCCTGCCTTGCGCTTTTTCCGTCAAGGCGGCCGACCCGGCGCCCGTCGCGGAGGAAAAAACCGCCGAAGAAAAGCCACTCGAACGTCAGCCACTGCCTGAGCGTAGTCAGGAAGAAGCGACGGCACTTGAGCGAAAGATCCCGGCTCAGGAACAGCAACAACTGCAAGCAGGCACCGACACCTTTCTGGCCTTGTGGAAACCGGCCAATAGCGCCGAACCCAAAGGCGCGGTGATTATCATCCCGGGCGCCGGCGAAACCGTTGACTGGCCGCAAGCGATCGGCCCTTTGCGGCGCAAATTGCCAGATGCCGAGTGGAGCAGCCTGAGTATCACCTTGCCGGACCTGCAAAGCGATGCCATTGCGCCACGAATCGTCGAAGCAGCGCCAGCTCCCAAGCCCCCCGAAACCGGCAATAAAGACTCGACCACCGCGGCCCCTATCGAACAGGTGGCCGGTGGCGAGGCCGATGTGGCTGACAAGGCCATCGCCGAAACCACCGGAGAACAGTCCAAGGCAGATGCCGAGCGCATTTTCGCCCGGATCGACGCCGCGATCGCGTTCGCCGAACAGCAAAGCGCCCGCAGTATCGTGGTGTTGGGGCATGGTTCCGGCGCCTATTGGGTCGCGCGTTACCTAAGCGAGAAACAGCCATCGCAGGTCGAAAAACTGGTGATGGTCGCCGCCCGGACACCTGCGGCGGCCACGCCCGGGCTGGCAGAGCTGACCCCGACCCTGAAACTGCCGACCGCGGATATTTTCTACAAGGACAAAGCGCGGGATCGCAACGCAGCACTGGAGCGCCTGCAGGCCAGCAAACGCCAGAAATCATCGGCATTCAGTCAGGTCGCACTCAAGGCGTTGCCGGATACCAATGCCGAACAGGAGCAACTGTTCCGTCGGGTGCGGGGCTGGTTGAATCCACAGAACCCGGCGGGCTGA
- a CDS encoding TerB family tellurite resistance protein, with product MLWPGTLIGAGAGFAIASIPGAMLGALLGQALDRRLHLQSWGHLREKLGGRPVLRNDELLFVLLGRLAKCDGQVMAGHIEQARAEMRSLDMSESARCRAIAAFNRGKSGRDRLHGYLRRLSAQPHAAEGVLRACWRMVWADGRAGSSERQLIGQWGKWLGWTPHQVQALAHDYEPQKRPLGSSVPSYQDALRLLGVSATTEPAQIKRAYRRLLSRHHPDKIAGSGATAMQVREATERTRELHSAYTLIRERRDFR from the coding sequence ATGCTGTGGCCAGGGACTCTGATCGGAGCCGGAGCTGGCTTTGCCATAGCCAGCATTCCGGGGGCCATGCTCGGCGCGTTGTTGGGGCAGGCGCTGGACCGGCGCTTGCACCTGCAGAGCTGGGGGCACTTGCGGGAAAAACTGGGCGGTCGCCCGGTGCTGCGTAACGATGAATTGCTATTTGTTCTGTTGGGGCGCCTGGCCAAGTGCGACGGCCAGGTGATGGCCGGGCACATCGAACAGGCCCGAGCGGAAATGCGCTCGCTGGACATGTCCGAATCGGCCCGGTGTCGTGCGATTGCCGCGTTCAATCGCGGCAAGTCGGGCCGCGACCGGCTACACGGATATCTGCGTCGCCTGAGTGCCCAGCCCCATGCGGCAGAAGGCGTGTTGCGCGCCTGCTGGCGAATGGTGTGGGCCGATGGTCGTGCTGGCAGCAGTGAACGTCAATTGATTGGCCAATGGGGCAAGTGGCTGGGCTGGACGCCCCATCAGGTACAAGCGTTGGCCCACGACTATGAGCCGCAGAAGCGGCCATTGGGCAGCAGCGTGCCAAGTTATCAGGACGCGTTAAGGCTTTTGGGGGTGTCGGCCACCACTGAACCGGCGCAGATCAAGCGTGCTTATCGGCGCCTGCTCAGTCGTCATCATCCGGACAAGATTGCCGGCAGTGGCGCGACGGCGATGCAGGTTCGTGAGGCCACCGAGCGAACGCGTGAACTGCATAGCGCCTATACGCTGATTCGGGAGCGGCGGGATTTTCGCTAG
- the murU gene encoding N-acetylmuramate alpha-1-phosphate uridylyltransferase MurU yields the protein MKAMILAAGKGERMRPLTLTTPKPLVRAGGVPLIEYHLRALAAAGFTEIVINHAWLGQQIEDYLGDGSRYGVSIQYSAEGEPLETGGGIFHALPLLGDEAFVVVNGDIWTDYDFSVLHQPINGLAHLVLAGNPPHHPAGDFSLVETQVRDGQPEVGTLTYSGIAVLHPQLFDGCTAGAFKLAPLLRKAMADGQVTGEQLRGHWVDVGTHERLAEVETLIEASR from the coding sequence ATGAAGGCAATGATTCTGGCCGCAGGCAAAGGCGAGCGCATGCGCCCGTTGACCCTGACCACGCCAAAACCGCTGGTGCGTGCTGGCGGCGTGCCGCTGATCGAGTATCACTTGCGAGCACTGGCTGCTGCCGGGTTCACCGAGATCGTGATCAATCACGCCTGGCTCGGTCAGCAGATCGAAGACTATCTGGGCGATGGTTCGCGCTATGGCGTGAGCATTCAGTACTCGGCGGAAGGTGAGCCCCTGGAAACCGGCGGCGGGATTTTCCACGCGTTGCCGTTGTTGGGGGATGAAGCGTTTGTCGTGGTCAACGGCGACATCTGGACCGATTACGACTTCAGCGTGCTGCATCAGCCCATCAACGGCCTGGCGCACCTGGTGCTGGCCGGCAACCCGCCCCATCATCCGGCCGGGGACTTCAGCCTGGTCGAAACGCAGGTGCGCGACGGTCAGCCAGAGGTTGGCACCCTGACCTATAGCGGCATCGCCGTGTTGCATCCGCAGCTGTTCGACGGTTGCACTGCGGGGGCCTTCAAGCTCGCGCCGCTGTTGCGCAAAGCTATGGCTGACGGTCAGGTGACCGGCGAGCAATTGAGGGGGCACTGGGTCGATGTCGGCACTCACGAGCGTCTGGCCGAAGTTGAAACATTGATAGAAGCGAGCCGCTGA